The following are from one region of the Lytechinus variegatus isolate NC3 chromosome 4, Lvar_3.0, whole genome shotgun sequence genome:
- the LOC121414527 gene encoding tubulin alpha-1 chain-like — translation MRECISIHVGQAGVQMGNACWELYCLEHGIQPDGQMPSDKTIGGGDDSFNTFFSETGAGKHVPRAVFVDLEPTVVDEVRTGTYRQLFHPEQLITGKEDAANNYARGHYTVGKELIDIVLDRIRKLADQCTGLQGFLIFHSFGGGTGSGFTSLLMERLSVDYGKKSKLEFAIYPAPQISTAVVEPYNSILTTHTTLEHSDCAFMVDNEAIYDICRRNLDIERPTYTNLNRLIGQIVSSITASLRFDGALNVDLTEFQTNLVPYPRIHFPLATYSPVISAEKAYHEQLTVSEITNSCFEPANQMVKCDPRHGKYMACCLLYRGDVVPKDVNAAIATIKTKRTIQFVDWCPTGFKVGINYQPPTVVPGGDLAKVQRAVCMLSNTTAIAEAWARLDHKFDLMYAKRAFVHWYVGEGMEEGEFSEAREDLAALEKDYEEVGVDSVDAEGEEEEADEY, via the exons cgtgAATGTATCTCTATCCACGTCGGCCAGGCCGGAGTCCAGATGGGCAACGCCTGCTGGGAATTGTACTGCCTTGAGCACGGCATCCAGCCTGATGGTCAGATGCCCTCAGACAAGACCATCGGAGGTGGTGATGACTCCTTCAACACATTCTTTAGTGAGACTGGAGCTGGGAAGCACGTCCCCCGTGCCGTATTCGTCGATCTCGAGCCAACCGTAGTTG ATGAAGTTCGCACTGGGACCTACCGTCAGCTATTCCACCCTGAGCAGCTGATCACCGGCAAGGAGGATGCTGCCAACAACTACGCCCGTGGGCACTACACCGTCGGAAAGGAACTGATTGATATTGTCCTGGACAGGATCAGGAAGCTGGCTGACCAGTGCACAGGTCTCCAGGGATTCCTCATCTTCCACAGCTTCGGTGGTGGCACCGGCTCTGGCTTCACCTCTCTGTTGATGGAACGGCTCTCCGTCGACTATGGAAAGAAGTCCAAGCTGGAGTTTGCCATCTATCCTGCTCCCCAGATCTCTACGGCTGTTGTTGAACCCTACAACTCAATTCTAACAACACATACCACCCTGGAGCACTCCGACTGTGCCTTCATGGTCGACAACGAGGCCATCTACGATATCTGCAGACGAAACCTTGACATTGAGCGACCTACCTACACCAACTTGAACCGTCTCATCGGCCAGATCGTCTCCTCCATCACTGCTTCTCTAAGGTTCGATGGCGCCCTCAACGTCGATCTTACTGAGTTTCAGACCAACTTAGTGCCCTATCCCCGTATCCATTTCCCACTTGCCACATATTCACCAGTCATCTCTGCTGAAAAGGCCTACCACGAACAGCTGACCGTTTCCGAGATCACTAACTCTTGCTTTGAGCCTGCCAATCAGATGGTGAAGTGTGACCCCCGTCACGGCAAATACATGGCCTGCTGTCTTCTGTACCGTGGTGACGTCGTCCCAAAGGACGTCAACGCCGCCATCGCTACCATCAAGACAAAGCGTACCATTCAGTTCGTCGACTGGTGTCCAACTGGCTTCAAGGTTGGTATCAACTACCAGCCACCTACCGTTGTCCCTGGCGGTGATCTTGCCAAGGTTCAGCGTGCCGTCTGCATGTTGAGTAATACTACCGCCATTGCCGAGGCTTGGGCCCGCCTCGACCACAAGTTTGATTTGATGTACGCCAAGCGCGCCTTCGTCCATTGGTACGTCGGAGAGGGTATGGAGGAAGGAGAGTTCTCTGAGGCTCGTGAAGATTTGGCTGCTCTCGAGAAGGACTACGAAGAAGTCGGCGTTGATTCCGTCGACGCagagggagaggaggaggaagcTGATGAATATTAG